The following DNA comes from Cyprinus carpio isolate SPL01 chromosome A4, ASM1834038v1, whole genome shotgun sequence.
TCAAGCTGTTTATACAGTAAATGATGTGATCAGTGTATTACGAATCAGTCATAGGCTTTTTTAAGGCTCTGATGCTTATTAGTATGACATGAATATTGATCATTTTATGTTAGGATGCAATAAAGCAACCTTTGTTCATAGCTTCAGATATGAAAAATCCTATGCAGTGGGTTCTGTGTGAGTGTTGTCATATcaagctcaaaaaacattttcatttgtaggTATTTCATGCACGGGCTTTGCAAAGAGGGCGACAACTGTCGATATTTACACGACCTCAGCAGCTGCAAGCCAACCATGATCTGCAAGTTCTTTCAGAAAGGATGCTGTGCTTTTGGAGACCGTTGCAGGTAAGAGACACTGATGAAATGTTTAGATTCAAAATGTGCTTCAAAACAACCGCTGACTCTCTTGACTAGATCTGTGCAGATGTTACATAACATCAAAGGTAATGTAATCTGTATTTCTGTGTTCAGGGCCATAACACGCGACTGTGTTTAAATGTAGTAGCGGTAAGCAAGGCTTCTGAGAAGTGCTGTGTGTAGCTTCAGTACGTACCCGTGATATTTGAGAAGCAGAATTTTCAGTAAACAAGTACTTGAGTTTGTcgctttcttaaagggatagttcccacAAAAGATGTGTGAGTATCTTTTTTTCTGCCAAACAAACTGTCTTTTGACTCTTGATCTTTTAATTTTTGACTTAACTGTCACTTAAGAGATGCCAGATTAACTATTACAGGATCGAGTTGTGTTTGCATTTTACGCAGTGGCGTGCACAAGGAGGGAGCCCCTACCCCTTTTAATTGCCGACGCTAAAGTGCCCTTTCGGTCCGATCTAGGTGCCCCCGGACCGCGATTTCTACCAAGGGGAAGACTGTGAATGTGCACTCATAATGACACTCCGGAGGTCTGTGCACGCCACTGATTTAATGCATTTGTCTTACATTAATGTTGCCATTTTTTATATCTAAGGACACCAAGTGCACGACAAACTGGCCTACAAATGGACTGTTTGCATTTGTGTTGTATTAATGCTGTCTGTAGACATATGAATACCAAAATTAATGCAACACAAATGCAAATGGTCTGATTGTAGGCCGTTTCTTTTTGAGAGCAACTACTGGCGTTTAGATACCTTTAGACACTCAGAAAGAAATGGCCTACAAACAGACCACCTTTGGCCATTGCGGTCAAACGCATTGGCGCTGGAAGCAGTGTAAAAATTAGCCTGCGAGCTAGACAGTGCAGACGATGTTTGTCTCATATCTGTCTGCGGTCAAGTGTATCCCCATAGTAACTGCTGCCCCCAGCTCGGCAGTATGGGAATGTCTTTGTTTGCCGAGGCTGTTCTATGACAGCATTACATCTGACCGAGAGCTCCCTCTTGCTCAGGTTTCAGGGTCTTGAGCTTAAATATCTGATGTCTGGAGTCCAGATTGATGTCTGACAGAGTTGTATTGTCAGCTTTGTCAGATGTATGGGGAGGTGCAGTGATGCTTTTGTCCCCATATGGGGTTTACCGCATTATTGTTCCTGTGTTTTTTGGGAGAAAGTGGGGGCTGAGCTTTCATTAAGCGTGTGTAGAAAGGGCCTCAATGTATGCTTCATTATGGATGTATTCTCCTTTCCTGCTTTGTGTCTATCTCTTGCCGTCTCCTTCcatgtgcccccccccccacatccaCCCCCACCAATCTGGGGGCCAAATAGAGCAGCACACTGCAGCCTGCATGGCAATTACATAACCCCAGTGTGTTaacatgcatctctctctctctgtcaggttCATTCGGTTCATTCTGCAGCCACTTGTGCTTCCACCgctgtgtcatttatttatgcGACCTCCACATATaggcggacacacacacacaaacacacattgggCTAGAATAGAGCTGAAAGACCCAAGAGGTTTGAGGATGGAGGGGGTCTGTGGATGCTTAAGGAAAGCACTGAAGCATGTTTTGATGGGAAATAATGAGAAATATAAAGGTCAGAATCTAAACTATGACGACGTCATCAGGCTTGTTAGCTATCTTTAATAATAGTATGCTATGAGTGCTTTTTTGGGAACGGGTTCCTGTGatatttcatttagaaatcatattGTCATtcttgttttaaagttttatttaagtttaaatgattgatttttaaaaatatattattttctaattatttattttagattgttgtttattattatatattatttatttgattttacttaCTAAATTGACTATTGATTCTGCAGCTCAAATTAAAGtggtttgatttccagggaacACATACATGCTGATAAAACGCATACTTTAAATGcttgaatgcataaaaaaaataaaaaaaataaaaataaaaaaaaataaaaaaaataaaaataaaagcaacatgTAACTTAATACAAGTAGGTCTACAGATTAAATAAACAGCatgtacatataattttatattacttatCAATTATAATAAGCTCTTTACTTATTACAAACACtgtaatgctgtaaaaaaaataacattggtgaattgtatttataattaaaaccTTATCATTACTTTATTGTCAAATTAAAATCTTGGCATTTTTCTCTTGAGGGATTCAAATGGATTGGTTATTGTCTTAAACAATTATTGCATGTGAGAACTTACTGTTCCTTACCAGCAATTATGTTGTCTGAAACATTTCCTGAGATGAAAGCAACCCAACACTACATTTAAAACTTGTTCTTGTACACTAGTAAGGTCGACTGGTTTACCTAGATTTGTTTTCTTGTGGTGTTGTTGAAATGTTTAGCCATTATGTTTTCATTAGCATGCTGAAGACTGTAGACAGTCTGCACTGTAAAACCCACTCGGAAAtgatacatatttaaatgaatcacttcTGAAAGAGGCTAACTGCTGCATTATGATTGTGAACAAGACATGTACTCACCATGGTAACCAGACACACTTTTCAGGTTTGTGACTGTATcagcttgagaaaaaaaaatatcaccattGGGAAACTCCCGGACACCTAAGACAGAAAAACACACGGGCGCTTAATGATTCTAATGTGCTAACACCTGTCTAAAATAGTTTATCTGAACACACTGTTTTAATATGTTAtactagtaaaagtgtaataaCATTGCATAACTATTACAGACTACAGAGAACAACTTTTTAATTCAGCAGCTTTCATTTCAGAGATAAACTATGTAAGCCTAAGGGGGGCATTTTTATTGCATGGCTTACCTGGTGTATCAGtccatattttattgtattttcattaaatttgcaTTGTGCCTCAGGTATGAACATAGCAAACCTGCCAAGCAAGACGAAGTCCCTAGTTCTAAGCCGTCGATGCCGCTGACCGCTGCTCCCCTTGCTGGCACTCCTGATCCCGTATCTGATGGGCCAGGTGGTACGACCGACGCACAGGAGAAGCCCCAAGGCTTGGGGGCAGTGGACTGGGTCAATGCTGCCGAGTTTGTGCCAGGGCAGCCCTACTGTGGGAGGGGTGAGTGTAGCAAGGGAAAGTGTTCAGTTGTCATTGCCAAGACAATCTGTAAAAACACAGTGCCAGCAGATAAGCCAAGCATTCGTTGTACAATATGAAGGCTGTTTTACAATTAGGCTTTTATTTCTaatctgtttgtctgaccaatgctTTGGTTTGTCATAATAATGCTGTCACTATTGTGGTAGTTACTGTTTTTGTGGCATGCTTCTTCATTGCTGTATACAAGAACCAAAGGAACTGATTTTCACTTCCTggaaaataaattagaaaaaatgtaTCTGGAATCTCTTACTTTGATTCTTTGAAAGGCAGATTGGGCTTGAACTAGCTAAAACTTTTCAATacgtttttgtaaataattaaataatgtattgttaactctttacaataagcttcaatttgttaacattaataaatgctgtaaaagtattgttcattaatatataatgcattaactaacaaaccttattgtaaagtgttaccaattcaTTTTACCATATAGTTAGTGTTGCAGTTACACTTATGCATTTGTCaagtgcttttatccaaagcgagtACATTCAAGctacacattttatcagttacGGGAAAGCATATCGTATTTACTTAATGATGTGCAACGAATTCGATCATTGGCACTCGATTGAGCCATTAATGGAATCTGTGTTGCAGAACTCCAGACGGACAGCACTCTTCTATAATAGTATagaaattacactaaaataacactgctatgTTGTAATGTAGCCCATTAAATGTAGGCTTTTTACAGTTGCCAAGCAACATAGCAACCTGGCACATTCTTATAGAACATGTGTGCATTTATCGCCATTTTATGACTACTTCAAACGTGGCGCATACAATCAGAACTATCCGTTTTAAAATGCAGCATAAATAATCATCCCCCTTACTAAAGTTTGACTGACTCTGCAGACGCAGCAGAGCTCAGGCTGTGCTCTACAAGTGTGCTCTCTTGTTCTTGCTGGCCCAGACCCTCTTCCATTTATCTTAAATGGTGACTTCATCAGCAAAGATCTGAAGGAACAGTGCTGTTTCTTTCCTAGTCTTTGGGTGGCAGCCAAAACTCCTACATTCAAGAAAGCAGGTGCTTTCCTTACAGCGTTTACTGTGGTAGACCACATTACGAAACCATCAAATACATCAATAAATCTTACGGTTTCTTTCTTGCAAATTTCTTCGTCTCAGTCTGAAGGACTGGATTTTTTTTGATCCATTCTGTCATTTGTGGTGTCATCTTTAGATTGTAAACAAAAAGATCGGTGTCCTTCAGCCCACACCACAATAATGTGGTTGATTTCCTATCCCTATCCCAGGAACTTGGTTGTTAAATCTTACAATATTTGTTCTCCCTGCAGCTGACCCAGTGCCGTCAGAGGGGCCTGGACCTCTCATCGAAGAAGAGTATGAGAAAGAAATAGCTAACAAAGAAATGAAGAAACAGCTTTGCCCGTACGCCGCTGTTGGCGAATGTCGCTATGGCCTCAACTGCGCCTACCTCCATGGAGACGTTTGCGACATGTGCGGCCTACAGGTTCTCCACCCTTCCGACACCTCCCAGCGCTCGCAACACATCAGGGTGAGTAGCGAACTTGCATTTTTTACGCAGactattttcattttctgaacgTTTTAGAGGAAAatcttgtgttgtttgttttcacGGCAGGCCTGCATTGAAGCTCACGAGAAGGACATGGAAATCTCGTTTGCCATCCAGCGTAGTAAAGACATGATGTGTGGCGTGTGCATGGAGGTGGTGTTCGAGAAAACCAACCCCAGCGAACGCCGTTTCGGCATCCTCTCCAACTGCAGCCACTGCTACTGTCTCAAGTGCATCAGGAAATGGCGGAGCGCCAAGCAGTTCGAGAGCAAGATCATAAAGTAAGACTGTCCTCAAGATAATTAAACGTGTATTAAGTTAAATAGGATTCTGGGGAATTGATCTTCAATCATTTTGAATATTATGACCGTTATTTTAGGATGATCATCTCTAATTGTAATTTTCCACCTCTTCTTTTAAAGATCAGTGCTGGTATAAAAGGAAGAACCATATTTTTAGTGACAAATCAATGTGTTCCCAATCAGGTCCTGCCCAGAGTGTCGAATCACATCGAACTTTGTCATACCAAGCGAATACTGGGTGGAGGACAAGGAGGAGAAGCAGAAACTAATTCAGAAATACAAGGATGGCATGGGGTACACAATTGAGAATTTTACTGATTAAAGTAATAGTTAAATAGTAataatgaaattctgtcatttactcaccctattGTCGTTTgccttccatggaacacaaaagatgactTTCTGAAGAGTATTCTGGACACTCttatccatataatgaaagtaaagtGGGCTGGGATTGTGAAGAAAATGACAATATGCACCATTAATATTTTTCACTTTACGAGTGCACTATATTCCagatcttctgaagtcatactaCAACTCGGTGTGATAAACAGACATTTAGCCTTGAAAAATCTCTCCCTCCGCTGTAGTtctcaaatcaaatttaatattaagttttttaaatcaattttcatGATAAATGTGAGAACCGATTCTGTTGCTTCAGTGGTTTTAAATGGCTTTGATGTGTAATTTTTGAATGCCATGCAGATTTTGTAGTCATTTGGTGGAGGAAAACATTAAGAtaagtaaatgacagaactgTTATTTTTGGGTGTACCGTCGTTTTAAGCCCGAAGCATTTTATGATTCATTTGTTGAGCTAATCAGCTTTGTCCATCTTCATTCCCAGGAGTAAACCATGCCGATATTTTGATGAAGGCCGTGGGACCTGTCCGTTTGGAGCCAACTGCTTTTACAAGCATGCTTTTCCTGATGGGCGTCTGGAAGAGCCTCAACCCCAGAGGAGACAGACTGGCTCTAACGGAAGAAACCGGGTAAAGCTTCTACTGAAGCCTAACGGCTATATTCTCCCAATGTTAGTGCCAAACTGAAAATTTCGTCACGTTGAAAGCATATCGTATTTACTTAAAGATGTGCAATGAATTCGATCATTGGCACTCGATTGAGTCATTAATGGAATCTGTGTTGCAGAACTCCAGACGGACGCCACTCTGGGATCTTTTCGACGAGCGGGAGAACAGCGACTCCTTCGACAACGAAGACGAGATGGTGACGTTCGAGCTCAGCGAGATGCTCCTCATGCTTCTGGCTGCCGGAACCGACGATGATGTCACCGACTCCGAAGATGAGTGGGACTTGTTCCACGAAGAGCTGGACGATTACTACGAGCTATACCTATAGCAGGCCTCCTTCCGTCCTTCGCTAACTCCCTCCTAGACTAACCCTTGTCCCTATTTACTCTGTTTCTATCCCTATTAGAAACTAAACAGAACTGTCTTGTGTGACTGATGGGCAGTAGTGTCTTTTTTCCCCTGTGTTGTGGCAGTGCCTTTCAGCAGGCCATTAAAACgattaattcatttcaaattcaatgaatgaatataaaacacacgtcaaaagacataaaa
Coding sequences within:
- the LOC109066545 gene encoding probable E3 ubiquitin-protein ligase makorin-1 isoform X2 is translated as MAEAAAAAASTTAPAVIGGWTKHVTCRYFMHGLCKEGDNCRYLHDLSSCKPTMICKFFQKGCCAFGDRCRYEHSKPAKQDEVPSSKPSMPLTAAPLAGTPDPVSDGPGGTTDAQEKPQGLGAVDWVNAAEFVPGQPYCGRADPVPSEGPGPLIEEEYEKEIANKEMKKQLCPYAAVGECRYGLNCAYLHGDVCDMCGLQVLHPSDTSQRSQHIRACIEAHEKDMEISFAIQRSKDMMCGVCMEVVFEKTNPSERRFGILSNCSHCYCLKCIRKWRSAKQFESKIIKSCPECRITSNFVIPSEYWVEDKEEKQKLIQKYKDGMGSKPCRYFDEGRGTCPFGANCFYKHAFPDGRLEEPQPQRRQTGSNGRNRVKLLLKPNGYILPITPDGRHSGIFSTSGRTATPSTTKTRW
- the LOC109066545 gene encoding probable E3 ubiquitin-protein ligase makorin-1 isoform X1 encodes the protein MAEAAAAAASTTAPAVIGGWTKHVTCRYFMHGLCKEGDNCRYLHDLSSCKPTMICKFFQKGCCAFGDRCRYEHSKPAKQDEVPSSKPSMPLTAAPLAGTPDPVSDGPGGTTDAQEKPQGLGAVDWVNAAEFVPGQPYCGRADPVPSEGPGPLIEEEYEKEIANKEMKKQLCPYAAVGECRYGLNCAYLHGDVCDMCGLQVLHPSDTSQRSQHIRACIEAHEKDMEISFAIQRSKDMMCGVCMEVVFEKTNPSERRFGILSNCSHCYCLKCIRKWRSAKQFESKIIKSCPECRITSNFVIPSEYWVEDKEEKQKLIQKYKDGMGSKPCRYFDEGRGTCPFGANCFYKHAFPDGRLEEPQPQRRQTGSNGRNRNSRRTPLWDLFDERENSDSFDNEDEMVTFELSEMLLMLLAAGTDDDVTDSEDEWDLFHEELDDYYELYL